The following are encoded together in the Glycine max cultivar Williams 82 chromosome 8, Glycine_max_v4.0, whole genome shotgun sequence genome:
- the LOC100792248 gene encoding mediator of RNA polymerase II transcription subunit 6 isoform X1, producing the protein MATAPGNQMLEGGGGAPQPPGTDMTGICFRDQLWLNSFPLDRNLVFDYFALSPFYDWTCNNEQLRMRSVHPLDISQLSKMTGTEYMLSEVMEPHLFVIRKQKRDSPDKVTPMLAYYVLDGSIYQAPQLCNVFAARIGRALYYIQKAFTTAASKLEKIGYAGSADSENETALLESKTAKETIDIKEVKRVDHILASLQRKLPPAPPPPPFPEGYVPPPTAETEKGTETQEAAETQAPTADPIIDQGPAKRMKF; encoded by the exons ATGGCGACGGCGCCGGGAAATCAAATGTTGGAGGGCGGAGGAGGAGCGCCGCAGCCTCCGGGTACAGACATGACCGGAATATGCTTCCGGGATCAGCTCTGGCTCAATAGCTTCCCTCTGGATCGCAACTTGGTCTTCGATTACTTCGCACTCTCCCCTTTCTACGACTGGACCTGCAACAACGAGCAGCTCCGCATGCGCTCCGTTCACCCCCTCGACATCTCTCAACTCTC GAAAATGACGGGGACGGAGTATATGCTCAGCGAAGTTATGGAGCCGCACCTGTTTGTCATTCGCAAGCAGAAGAGAGATAGCCCCGACAAAGTTACACCTATGCTCGCGTATTACGTCCTCGATGGTTCCATTTACCAGGCACCGCAACTGTGCAATGTTTTTGCCGCCAGAATT GGAAGGGCCCTTTATTACATACAAAAGGCTTTTACTACAGCTGCCTCAAAGTTGGAGAAGATTGGATATG CTGGGTCAGCTGATTCTGAAAATGAGACTGCATTGTTGGAATCAAAGACTGCTAAGGAGACAATTGACATAAAGGAAGTTAAGCGAGTTGATCATATTCTTGCATCCTTGCAACGCAAG TTACCACcagctcctcctccaccaccattTCCAGAAGGTTATGTTCCACCTCCAACTGCAGAAACGGAGAAAGGCACTGAAACTCAAGAAGCAGCAGAAACGCAAGCTCCTACTGCTGATCCGATAATTGATCAAGGACCAGcaaaaagaatgaaattttga
- the LOC100781084 gene encoding probable LRR receptor-like serine/threonine-protein kinase At1g05700 has protein sequence MERETRRIVILNVWAWLALVSLFTIHTNSALENNNPGFISIDCGSEAAYSHTETGIWFETDNDYVGTGSNHMVSSNVNLNYRDYGRQLNTLRCFPKGERNCYTLKPQHGKNNSSKYLIRAFFSYGNYDGKNEAPSFDMYIGVNLVDKVNLTDYADTYWFTEIIQTVSSESIDVCLVKSGPTIPCIASLELRPLNTSIYHTPTAAPQPLLYLQLRIDVGSSALPPPYGDYYFRYKDDVYDRIWRCDLDDTNGWYPLVMESLNLDSGRRSSDIYKLPSQVLRTAVQSPNVSHPLQFDYDNLYAPLDKPYEYYVYFHFLEIQQLPIGKKRIINITLNYQTILTQPLVLEYLKPVTIAPQKTSSGSVLFNVSATSESDAPPILNAFEVYKLITQLDLPTQARDVGAIVDIKSAYQISRLNWQGDPCVPKQYAWDGLICSSYNTVPRITSLNLSSSNLKGQINMSFSYLTELEILDLSQNELEGSLPEFLAQLPKLKILNVTGNKLSGPIPKALKEKADLQLSVEGNPYLCTSSTCRKRKKVVIPLVVTFVGAFIILSIVSLSFLRRRRLQGVMGTKKLSCFNKIEYVNSNKQEFTYAEVLSITNNFEKVVGKGAYGTVYYGFKGETQVAVKILSPSTQGFQQFQTEAKILTRVHHTCLTPLIGYCNEATALIYKYMAYGDLANHLSDKNQILLSWKQRLQIALDSATGLEYLHKYCKPPIVHRDVKTSNILLDEDFHAKVSDFGLSKIFSNECDTHVLTKIAGTPGYMDPEYQITNKLTEKSDVYSFGIVLLEIITGHPAILKTHENTHIVQWVNSMLADEGEIDSIMDPRLQGIYDSETASQVVHVAMACLAPSSIKRPTMDQVVKELKQCFPMENIDDSICIFTEFSVASISGESSLAR, from the exons ATGGAAAGAGAAACACGACGGATTGTCATCTTAAACGTATGGGCATGGCTTGCCTTGGTTTCACTTTTCACTATTCATACCAATTCAGCACTAGAAAATAACAACCCCG GTTTCATAAGCATTGATTGTGGATCAGAAGCAGCTTATTCCCACACCGAAACTGGAATTTGGTTTGAGACAGACAATGATTATGTTGGAACAGGAAGCAATCATATGGTTTCATCGAATGTGAACTTAAACTATCGCGATTATGGGAGACAGTTGAACACACTGAGATGCTTCCCAAAAGGAGAGAGGAACTGCTACACCCTGAAACCACAGCATGGTAAAAATAACAGTAGCAAGTATCTCATAAGGGCTTTCTTTTCATATGGAAACTATGATGGCAAAAATGAAGCTCCTTCTTTTGACATGTACATTGGAGTCAATCTTGTGGACAAAGTTAATCTCACTGATTACGCCGACACTTACTGGTTCACGGAGATTATTCAGACTGTGTCAAGTGAAAGCATAGATGTGTGCCTTGTTAAAAGTGGCCCCACAATCCCTTGCATTGCTTCATTGGAATTGAGACCTTTGAACACTTCCATTTATCACACTCCCACCGCTGCTCCACAACCACTATTATATCTTCAGCTAAGGATTGACGTTGGCTCCTCTGCATTGCCTCCACCTTATGGAGACTA ttacttTAGGTACAAAGATGACGTGTATGATCGGATATGGCGGTGTGACCTCGATGATACGAATGGTTGGTATCCCTTGGTTATGGAATCTCTTAACTTGGACAGTGGAAGAAGAAGCAGTGATATTTATAAGTTGCCCTCCCAAGTACTAAGAACTGCAGTCCAATCTCCAAACGTCTCGCACCCTTTACAATTTGACTATGACAATCTTTATGCGCCCCTGGACAAACCTTATGAGTACTACGTCTACTTTCACTTTCTTGAAATTCAGCAACTTCCCATtggtaaaaaaagaatcattaatATCACCCTTAACTACCAAACCATTCTCACACAACCTTTGGTTCTTGAATACCTCAAGCCTGTCACCATTGCGCCTCAAAAAACAAGTTCTGGTTCTGTCTTGTTCAATGTTAGTGCCACGTCAGAATCGGATGCTCCACCTATCCTCAACGCCTTCGAGGTCTATAAGTTGATAACACAACTTGATTTGCCCACACAGGCTAGAGATG TTGGTGCTATTGTGGACATCAAAAGTGCGTACCAGATCTCTAGATTGAATTGGCAAGGAGACCCATGTGTTCCAAAGCAATATGCATGGGATGGTCTCATTTGCAGCTCCTACAACACCGTTCCAAGAATCACATCTTT GAACCTGAGCTCAAGCAATCTGAAGGGGCAGATAAATATGTCATTCTCATACCTTACCGAACTAGAAATCCT GGATTTGTCACAAAACGAACTGGAAGGATCTTTACCAGAATTTCTGGCACAATTGCCAAAGTTAAAAATTCT TAATGTGACAGGGAACAAGCTTTCGGGTCCAATTCCTAAGGCTCTCAAGGAAAAGGCAGATTTGCAATTAAG TGTTGAGGGAAATCCATATCTTTGCACCTCTAGTACGTGCCGCAAGAGAAAGAAGGTAGTAATTCCGTTGGTAGTAACATTTGTGGGAGCCTTCATCATTCTTTCGATAGTATCACTTTCTTTTTTAAGAAGACGACGACTACAAG GTGTCATGGGTACGAAGAAGCTGAGTTGTTTCAACAAAATTGAGTATGTGAACTCAAATAAACAAGAATTCACCTACGCAGAGGTTCTAAGCATCACCAATAACTTTGAGAAGGTTGTGGGTAAAGGAGCATATGGAACTGTCTACTATGGTTTCAAAGGTGAAACACAAGTAGCAGTGAAGATTCTCTCTCCCTCAACTCAAGGTTTTCAGCAATTTCAGACAGAG GCAAAAATTCTCACTAGAGTACACCATACATGCTTGACTCCTCTAATTGGATATTGCAATGAAGCCACGGCGCTCATATATAAATACATGGCCTACGGAGACTTGGCAAACCATCTTTCAG ataaaaaccaaattttgCTAAGTTGGAAACAGAGACTTCAAATTGCTCTGGATTCAGCAACAG GGTTGGAGTATCTGCATAAATATTGTAAGCCTCCAATTGTGCACAGAGATGTCAAGACTAGCAACATTTTACTTGACGAAGATTTCCACGCTAAAGTTTCTGATTTTGGGTTGTCAAAGATCTTTTCAAATGAATGTGACACCCATGTACTAACAAAAATCGCAGGCACCCCGGGATACATGGACCCTGA ATATCAAATAACAAACAAGTTGACTGAAAAAAGTGACGTCTATAGTTTTGGAATTGTTCTATTAGAGATTATCACAGGGCACCCTGCTATCTTGAAAACCCACGAGAATACTCACATAGTTCAGTGGGTAAATTCCATGTTAGCTGATGAAGGAGAAATTGATAGTATTATGGATCCAAGGTTACAGGGAATATATGACTCTGAGACTGCATCGCAAGTTGTACATGTTGCAATGGCTTGTCTAGCTCCGAGTTCTATTAAGAGGCCAACAATGGATCAAGTGGTCAAAGAATTAAAACAATGTTTTCCCATGGAGAATATTGATGATAGTATATGTATATTCACTGAATTCTCTGTGGCATCAATTAGCGGAGAGAGTTCTCTAGCGAGGTAG
- the LOC100781632 gene encoding protein CHUP1, chloroplastic — protein MMERIVRRFFNVVTREEKGMKPLLQKCGLALALTFAGFLYSHIRTNATSSREQHPSGHGKDDNFGRGKRVASSSCSTVSEENVLDNEETCIGKVIRKNSPSGPSPRTRQSGEKDEFLLLEFNDLTKEADFGANISGSSFKELDYPKKKKEVETPRSKLGSPMAYANLDKDDCEIEIRKLRSMIIMLQERETNLEVQLLEYCGIKEQEAAVMELQNRLKISNMETKMFNLKVETLQSENRRLEAQVVDHAKLMTELETTKTKVKFLKKKLKYEAEQNREHIMNLKQKVAKLQDNEYNASANDQEIQIKLKRLKDLECEAEQLRKSNLRLQLDNSDLVRRLDSTQILANAVLEDPEAHALKEEGERLRRENEGLTKELEQLHADRCLDLEELVYLRWINACLRHELRSYQPPPGKTVARDLSKSLSPTSEKKAKQLILEYASNEGRGSVSDMDSDQWSSSQASFLTDPGEREDYFPLDNSSELKATNNTSKSRIFGKLMRLIRGKESQNQRDRATSKEKSMSREDSNTNSPHFSLSISTGTEGLRSENATPSATSRTSFDFNQTMSMKEESSRNSDSHTPGSSKNLSPRRTRSVDFKNHLRSFSESSGSEKSNLVKYAEAIKDSSGTLKQRTHRRSASISSF, from the exons ATGATGGAAAGAATAGTTAGAAGGTTTTTCAATGTGGTAACAAGAGAAGAGAAGGGTATGAAGCCTTTGCTCCAGAAATGTGGTTTGGCTTTGGCTCTTACCTTTGCTGGATTTCTCTACTCTCACATCAGAACCAACGCTACTTCTTCCAGAGAGCAGCACCCTTCAG GTCATGGAAAGGATGATAATTTTGGAAGAGGTAAAAGGGTTGCATCTAGTTCTTGCAGCACTGTTTCAGAAGAAAATGTTTTGGATAAT GAAGAAACATGCATTGGCAAGGTGATTAGAAAAAATTCCCCATCGGGTCCCTCTCCAAGAACTAGACAAAGCGGAGAGAAAGATGAGTTCCTCCTTCTTGAATTTAATGATCTTACCAAGGAAGCAGACTTTGGAGCCAACATTTCAGGTAGTTCTTTTAAGGAGTTAGATTatccaaagaaaaagaaagaggttgAAACGCCAAGGTCAAAATTAGGATCTCCTATGGCATATGCAAATCTTGACAAAGATGATTGTGAGATAGAAATCAGGAAACTCAGGAGCATGATCATAATGCTTCAAGAGAGGGAAACAAATCTTGAGGTTCAACTGCTTGAGTACTGTGGCATTAAAGAGCAAGAAGCAGCTGTGATGGAGCTCCAAAATAGATTGAAGATAAGTAATATGGAGACAAAGATGTTCAATCTGAAGGTTGAGACCCTGCAGTCTGAGAATCGGAGATTAGAGGCGCAAGTTGTTGATCATGCAAAACTGATGACTGAGCTTGagactacaaaaacaaaagttaaGTTTTTGAAGAAGAAACTTAAGTATGAAGCTGAACAAAATAGGGAGCATATCATGAATCTTAAACAAAAAGTAGCTAAGTTGCAAGATAACGAATACAATGCTTCTGCTAACGACCAAGAGATTCAGATAAAGCTGAAAAGGCTAAAGGATCTTGAGTGTGAGGCAGAACAGTTGAGGAAATCTAATTTGAGACTGCAGTTGGACAATTCTGACTTAGTTCGAAGATTGGATTCTACTCAGATCCTTGCAAATGCTGTTCTAGAAGACCCCGAG GCACATGCTTTGAAGGAAGAAGGTGAGCGTCTTCGACGAGAGAATGAAGGGTTGACGAAAGAACTTGAGCAACTACATGCTGATAGATGTTTAGATCTTGAAGAGCTAGTTTATTTGAGGTGGATAAATGCTTGCTTGAGACATGAACTGCGAAGTTATCAACCCCCACCTGGTAAAACAGTTGCAAGGGACTTAAGTAAAAGCCTAAGTCCAACATCTGAGAAGAAAGCCAAGCAACTTATACTTGAATATGCAAGCAACGAAGGGCGAGGGAGCGTTTCTGATATGGACTCTGATCAATGGTCCTCTTCCCAGGCTTCTTTTCTCACAGACCCTGGAGAGCGTGAAGATTATTTTCCTCTTGATAATTCATCTGAGCTCAAAGCAACCAACAACACAAGCAAGTCAAGGATTTTTGGCAAGCTTATGAGGCTAATACGAGGCAAAGAGAGCCAGAATCAACGCGATCGAGCTACATCtaaagaaaaatcaatgtcTCGAGAAGACAGCAATACCAACTCTCCACATTTCAGCTTGAGTATATCAACTGGAACCGAGGGTCTTAGGAGCGAGAATGCAACTCCCTCTGCCACATCTAGAACTTCCTTTGATTTTAACCAGACAATGAGTATGAAGGAAGAAAGTAGTAGAAATTCAGATAGCCATACCCCAGGAAGCTCCAAGAATCTCAGTCCAAGGAGAACAAGATCAGTAGATTTCAAAAACCACCTTCGTTCTTTCTCAGAATCCTCTGGCTCGGAGAAATCTAATTTGGTCAAATATGCTGAAGCTATAAAAGATTCCAGTGGAACCCTCAAACAAAGAACACATAGAAGATCAGCATCGATTAGTTCATTTTAA
- the LOC100791726 gene encoding inositol oxygenase 1, giving the protein MTILIEQSDHFGAEVEAKTEPINERELVLDGGFLITQTNSFGHMFRAYNDAESERHEGVENFYRKNHTYQSIDFVKKMREEYAKLNRVEMSIWECCELLNEVVDESDPDLDEPQIEHLLQTAEAIRRDYPDEDWLHLTGLIHDLGKVLNLPSFGGLPQWAVVGDIFPVGCRFDESIVHHKYFKENPDYNNPAYNTKYGIYSERCGLNNVMMSWGHDDYMYLVAKENDTTLPSAALFIIRYHSFYALHKEGAYKHLMNDEDFENLKWLHIFNKYDLYSKSKIRIDVERVRPYYLSLIEKYFPAKLKW; this is encoded by the exons ATGACTATCCTCATTGAGCAATCTGATCACTttg GGGCTGAAGTAGAGGCAAAGACTGAACCAATAAATGAGAGAGAACTGGTGTTGGATGGTGGATTTCTGATAACACAGACCAACTCATTTGGGCACATGTTTAG GGCTTATAATGATGCTGAAAGTGAGAGGCATGAAGGAGTGGAGAACTTCTACAGAAAAAATCACACTTACCAATCAATTGATTTC gtgaagaaaatgagagaggaGTACGCAAAATTGAACAGGGTAGAGATGAGCATATGGGAATGTTGTGAACTCCTTAATGAAGTGGTGGATGAGAGTGACCCTGACTTGGATGAACCTCAGATTGAACACTTGCTCCAGACAGCCGAAGCTATAAGGAGGGACTACCCTGATGAAGATTGGTTGCACCTAACTGGCCTTATCCATG ATCTTGGCAAGGTGCTGAATTTGCCTAGTTTTGGAGGACTTCCTCAATGGGCTGTAGTAG GGGACATATTCCCTGTTGGTTGCAGATTTGATGAGTCCATTGTTCACCACAAG TATTTTAAGGAAAATCCAGACTACAACAATCCAGCATACAACACTAAATATGGGATTTACTCAGAGAGATGTGGACTTAACAATGTGATGATGTCATGGGGACACGATGACTACATGTATCTA GTGGCAAAGGAGAATGATACTACACTGCCCTCTGCGGCTTTGTTCATTATAAGATACCATTCATTCTATG CATTACATAAGGAAGGAGCCTATAAGCACTTGATGAATGATGAGGATTTTGAGAATCTGAAATGGCTCCATATTTTCAA CAAATATGACCTTTACAGCAAGAGCAAAATTCGAATTGATGTTGAAAGGGTCAGACCGTACTATCTGTCCCTCATTGAAAAG TACTTCCCTGCAAAGCTGAAGTGGTGA
- the LOC100792248 gene encoding mediator of RNA polymerase II transcription subunit 6 isoform X2, whose product MATAPGNQMLEGGGGAPQPPGTDMTGICFRDQLWLNSFPLDRNLVFDYFALSPFYDWTCNNEQLRMRSVHPLDISQLSKMTGTEYMLSEVMEPHLFVIRKQKRDSPDKVTPMLAYYVLDGSIYQAPQLCNVFAARIGRALYYIQKAFTTAASKLEKIGYADSENETALLESKTAKETIDIKEVKRVDHILASLQRKLPPAPPPPPFPEGYVPPPTAETEKGTETQEAAETQAPTADPIIDQGPAKRMKF is encoded by the exons ATGGCGACGGCGCCGGGAAATCAAATGTTGGAGGGCGGAGGAGGAGCGCCGCAGCCTCCGGGTACAGACATGACCGGAATATGCTTCCGGGATCAGCTCTGGCTCAATAGCTTCCCTCTGGATCGCAACTTGGTCTTCGATTACTTCGCACTCTCCCCTTTCTACGACTGGACCTGCAACAACGAGCAGCTCCGCATGCGCTCCGTTCACCCCCTCGACATCTCTCAACTCTC GAAAATGACGGGGACGGAGTATATGCTCAGCGAAGTTATGGAGCCGCACCTGTTTGTCATTCGCAAGCAGAAGAGAGATAGCCCCGACAAAGTTACACCTATGCTCGCGTATTACGTCCTCGATGGTTCCATTTACCAGGCACCGCAACTGTGCAATGTTTTTGCCGCCAGAATT GGAAGGGCCCTTTATTACATACAAAAGGCTTTTACTACAGCTGCCTCAAAGTTGGAGAAGATTGGATATG CTGATTCTGAAAATGAGACTGCATTGTTGGAATCAAAGACTGCTAAGGAGACAATTGACATAAAGGAAGTTAAGCGAGTTGATCATATTCTTGCATCCTTGCAACGCAAG TTACCACcagctcctcctccaccaccattTCCAGAAGGTTATGTTCCACCTCCAACTGCAGAAACGGAGAAAGGCACTGAAACTCAAGAAGCAGCAGAAACGCAAGCTCCTACTGCTGATCCGATAATTGATCAAGGACCAGcaaaaagaatgaaattttga
- the LOC100793645 gene encoding GDSL esterase/lipase APG encodes MAVPNSHPPPSIGVIFGCHISSHFLLHSMHIQRNKNIIKMINIIGALVLLFAFLFLSCVYAQDTTTLVPAIITFGDSAVDVGNNDYLPTLFKADYPPYGRDFVNHQPTGRFCNGKLATDFTADTLGFKTYAPAYLSPHASGKNLLIGANFASAASGYDENAATLNHAIPLSQQLSYFKEYQGKLAKVAGSKKAASIIKDALYVLSAGSSDFVQNYYVNPWINKVYTPDQYSSYLIGSFSSFVKDLYGLGGRRLGVTSLPPLGCLPAARTIFGFHENGCVSRINTDAQGFNKKLNSAATSLQKQLPGLKIAVFDIYKPLYDLVQSPSKSGFVEANRGCCGTGTVETTSLLCNPKSPGTCSNATQYVFWDSVHPSQAANQVLADALILQGISLVT; translated from the exons ATGGCCGTGCCTAACTCCCATCCTCCTCCTTCAATAGGCGTCATTTTCGGTTGCCATATAAGTTCTCACTTTCTGCTGCACTCAATGCATATCCAAaggaacaaaaatattattaagatgATCAACATTATTGGAGCACTTGTTCTACTCTTTGCATTTCTCTTCCTCAGTTGTGTGTATGCACAAGACACAACAACCCTTGTGCCTGCAATCATAACTTTTGGTGATTCTGCTGTGGATGTAGGGAACAATGACTATCTTCCCACCCTTTTCAAGGCTGATTACCCTCCTTATGGGAGGGACTTTGTTAACCACCAACCTACTGGGAGGTTTTGCAATGGCAAATTAGCTACTGATTTCACTG CTGACACATTGGGTTTCAAGACCTATGCTCCAGCATATCTTAGCCCACATGCATCAGGGAAAAACCTCCTTATTGGAGCAAACTTTGCTTCAGCTGCATCTGGTTATGATGAAAATGCTGCTACTTTGAAT CACGCGATTCCGTTGTCCCAACAGTTGAGTTATTTCAAGGAATACCAAGGCAAGCTGGCCAAGGTAGCTGGCAGTAAAAAAGCAGCCTCAATCATCAAGGATGCGTTGTATGTGCTCAGTGCTGGAAGCAGTGACTTTGTGCAAAATTATTATGTCAATCCTTGGATCAACAAAGTCTACACTCCTGATCAGTATTCGTCCTACTTAATTGGTTCATTCTCAAGTTTTGTTAAG GACTTGTATGGATTGGGAGGCAGGAGACTTGGAGTGACTTCACTCCCACCATTGGGTTGCCTACCTGCTGCAAGGACTATATTTGGTTTCCATGAGAATGGTTGTGTCTCAAGAATCAACACTGATGCTCAAGGATTTAACAAGAAGCTCAACTCAGCTGCAACGAGTCTTCAAAAGCAACTTCCTGGTCTTAAGATTGCGGTTTTCGACATTTACAAGCCTCTCTATGACCTTGTTCAATCCCCTTCAAAATCTG GTTTTGTGGAGGCAAACAGAGGATGCTGTGGTACCGGGACTGTAGAGACAACATCCTTGTTGTGTAATCCAAAATCACCAGGAACTTGTTCTAATGCCACACAGTATGTGTTTTGGGACAGTGTCCATCCTTCACAAGCTGCTAACCAAGTTCTAGCTGATGCATTAATTCTACAAGGCATATCTCTTGTCACATAA
- the LOC100792776 gene encoding pentatricopeptide repeat-containing protein At4g26680, mitochondrial yields the protein MRNIQPHRFSTLIEPPNKTPTSKPFFLPIPHRTIPEPRGQDLDFICVAHRHVINSHWEKLLPLSTSLTPFRLKHLLLALQNDHVSSLKLSTWVLKHNPSSHTLDTHSILLHTLSKHRQFKTTQKFLTQTLSSHPPHTLFDALLFSYRLCNSSSPLVFDSLFKTLAHTNKFRHATHIYTLMKEHGFSPTVQSCNAFLSSLLRLRRADIALAFYREIRRRSCVSPNVYTLNMIIRAYCMLGEVQKGFDMLEKMMDMGLSPNVVSFNTLISGYCNKGLFGLALKVKSLMVENGVQPNVVTFNTLINGFCKERKLHEANRVFNEMKVANVDPSVVTYNTLLNGYGQVGDSEMGVRVYEEMMRNGLKADILTYNALILGLCKDGKTKKAAGFVRELDKENLVPNASTFSALITGQCVRNNSERAFLIYRSMVRSGCSPNGQTFQMLISAFCKNEDFDGAVQVLRDMLGRLMSPDLSTMSELCDGLCRCGKNQLALALCSEMEVRLVCIIHMLNSRSFTVKNVPLNQPQKIQFQR from the coding sequence ATGCGAAACATTCAGCCTCATCGATTTTCCACTCTTATCGAACCACCCAACAAAACCCCAACCTCGAAGCCATTCTTCCTTCCCATACCTCACCGAACCATTCCCGAGCCTCGAGGCCAGGACCTTGACTTCATCTGCGTCGCACACCGCCACGTCATCAACTCTCACTGGGAAAAGCTTCTCCCTTTATCCACCTCCCTCACACCCTTCCGTCTCAAACACCTCCTCCTCGCCCTCCAAAACGACCACGTTTCGTCTCTAAAACTCTCCACTTGGGTTCTCAAACACAACCCCTCCTCCCACACCCTCGACACCCACTCCATCCTCCTCCACACCCTCTCCAAACACCGCCAGTTCAAAACCACCCAAAAGTTCCTCACGCAAACCCTCTCTTCACACCCCCCTCACACCCTCTTTGATGCTCTGTTGTTCTCCTATCGTCTCTGCAACTCTTCTTCCCCTCTCGTCTTCGACTCCCTCTTCAAAACCCTCGCCCACACCAACAAGTTCCGCCACGCCACCCACATTTACACCCTAATGAAAGAACACGGCTTTTCCCCCACCGTCCAATCCTGCAACGCTTTTCTAAGTTCCCTTCTTCGCCTTCGCAGGGCCGACATTGCTTTAGCATTCTACCGCGAAATACGTCGTCGTTCTTGCGTTTCGCCTAATGTCTACACCCTCAACATGATCATTCGTGCTTATTGTATGTTAGGGGAAGTGCAGAAGGGTTTTGATATGTTAGAGAAAATGATGGACATGGGTTTGAGTCCTAATGTTGTGTCTTTCAATACTTTAATTTCGGGGTATTGTAACAAGGGGCTGTTTGGATTGGCGTTAAAGGTTAAGTCTTTGATGGTGGAGAATGGAGTGCAGCCTAATGTGGTTACTTTTAACACTCTTATTAATGGGTTTTGTAAAGAGAGGAAGCTGCATGAGGCTAATAGGGTTTTCAATGAGATGAAGGTTGCCAATGTGGATCCCAGTGTTGTGACTTATAATACTTTGTTGAATGGGTATGGTCAGGTTGGGGACAGTGAAAtgggggttagggtttatgagGAGATGATGAGGAATGGGCTTAAGGCCGATATATTGACTTATAATGCTTTGATTTTGGGACTGTGTAAGGATGGGAAGACAAAGAAGGCTGCAGGGTTTGTTAGAGAGCTTGATAAGGAGAACTTGGTACCCAATGCAAGTACGTTTTCTGCACTTATTACTGGGCAGTGTGTGAGGAACAACTCGGAGCGTGCTTTTCTTATTTACAGGAGCATGGTGAGGAGTGGTTGTAGTCCAAATGGGCAGACTTTCCAGATGTTGATATCTGCTTTTTGCAAGAATGAGGACTTTGATGGGGCTGTGCAGGTTTTGAGGGACATGTTGGGAAGATTAATGAGTCCAGATTTGAGTACCATGTCtgagctctgtgatggactTTGCAGGTGTGGGAAAAATCAGTTGGCGCTGGCACTTTGTAGTGAGATGGAAGTGAGGCTTGTTTGTATCATTCATATGCTAAACTCTAGAAGTTTCACTGTAAAGAATGTTCCattaaatcaaccacaaaagaTACAGTTTCAGAGGTAA